Sequence from the ANME-2 cluster archaeon genome:
CCTTTTACTAAATATTTGACCAACCGTGAAAGAAAGGCATTCCCAAATGTTTTTAAGATATCGAAACTAAGAATGATATGGCAGGTGACAATAATGTCAGAAGCTGAAATGTTGACTGAAATAAAGACTGATTTGGATTTTCTTAAAGAAAAAATGGCTCGAATAGAGGTTACTGTTAACGAGATTGACAATGATCTTCATAGCAATCCAAATCCTGAGTACATAAAGAAACTCGATCAAATAGAAAACGAAGAAAAGAAAATCCATTTTAAAAATATGAACGAATTCGACAGGCAGTTTGGATTATAGGCGATTTTTGCATGTCTTATGAGTTTGAAATTACTGAAACTCTCCTTCGAAAATTCAAAAAACTTCAAAAAAAGGATAAAGTGCTCTTTTTGGCATGCCGCAAAAAGATTAGCGAGATCATACAGAATCCATTGCATTACAAACATCTGAAATATGAAGACCGTTTTAGGGTGCATGTTGGCGGTTCGTTCGTTATGACATACAGAGTATTTGAAGAAGAAAAACTGATACTCTTTCTGGATATTGAACATCACGACAGGGTATATCTGTAAATGTTGTAATATATTGAGTGGGTAAATATTAAACAGGATTTACAGGATGATGCGAACCACTTTCAGATCCCGTTAATCCTAATATCCCACGTTTCTCAGGTGGCCGCTAAGGTCGGTAAGAGCGGGACATCTGGTATAGGTGTTGAGGCTTTCGAGCGCGTCAGGTCCATTGTGGATGGCAGATACCAGTCTGACGATAAGGGTGCCTATGGAGCAGGCATGAGTTCGTTCGGGCCGGCGGTTTATGCTGTGGCTGAGGAGCTGGGGGAGTGAGGAAAGTTGTGGCCGAATTTTGGGGATTCGACTATTGGATGGCAGGTTTTTGTTAGTGGGGGGAGTATTGGGGAGGAGTCACGGACGCCGGATTGCATCGCTAAATCCGGGGCATCGAGGCGGATGCTCAGAGTTTAGTTTATAAAAGTTTCTAAATTGAGTCAAATTTAAATAATGTAAAAACATCTTACTTATCGGCGTTTAAATTATGGCAGCAACTCACGAAACCATCTATAAAGAACTCAAACTTCTAAGAGCTGAAATTCATGAGCTCAAAAATCTTCTAGTTCCTGAAGCTGAACCGGTGGAAGATGAAATAAATTCGATAATTGAAGGTGAAAAAGAGTTCAATGCAGGTGAATATACCGATTGGAAAGCACTAAAAGCG
This genomic interval carries:
- a CDS encoding type II toxin-antitoxin system RelE/ParE family toxin, encoding MSYEFEITETLLRKFKKLQKKDKVLFLACRKKISEIIQNPLHYKHLKYEDRFRVHVGGSFVMTYRVFEEEKLILFLDIEHHDRVYL